A part of Amyelois transitella isolate CPQ chromosome 12, ilAmyTran1.1, whole genome shotgun sequence genomic DNA contains:
- the LOC106142467 gene encoding phospholipid-transporting ATPase ABCA3 has product MSNFSKLKLLIWKNFLLQRRHKWQTIFEISSPVIFSLFLILVRCLVNPESKPEKSYPRFSPTYFNMSTHFENMKDLLSSDNQGTLAFSPDNNLTRQVTKDAMSTVAQDNLFGVLTLLFNTDMLPEPRGFKNAKEMEKALTQPNAMNEYLAGIQYEDSMINAKEWPDNIKLTLRFPAVMRTPMLEHPLRASWRTNLLFPLFPRPGPREPGDIYGGKTPGYSPEMFLAVQHAISKEIIKSKTGQPFDTQVYLQRYPQLAYRDDLLLVALERFISMIIMLCFAYTFVNTVRVITAEKELQLKETMTIMGLPCWLHWLAWFIKQFSFLLISVLCMVILFKVPLKWTTTGEAYALLTFTPWSVLFFFLALFVVASLTFSFMVSVFFSRANTAASFMGLVWFSAYSVFMLTQVLYEDISLTTKLVLSLISNAAMGYLFQMIIMCEGTSRGLQWNDFFKPVTYHDQYQPGHVVLMLVLDSILYMLIAMYVEKVRPGRYGVPLPWYFPFTKSFWIPNKSKVAGMTKENGTDVEYNDALLKVIHDEEPKGVPMGVKIQNLTKIYKGNKKAVDNLNIRMYENEITVLLGHNGAGKTTTISMLTGMVPPTSGSALINGYDIVTETDQARKSLGLCPQHNVLFPDLTVAEHIIFYSMLKGVPKSRLKEEVDHFVKLLELEDKRNILSKKLSGGQKRRLSVGAAMCGSSKVVLLDEPTSGLDPAARRALWDLLLKEKRGRTMILTTHFMDEADVLGDRIAIMSGGKLQCIGTPYFLKKHYGIGYKLTIVKSEDCKVEDVTQFFKSYVPDIKENTNIGSELTYILPNEAVSQFPDMLKDFEHRRESMHVSSYGLSVTSLEEVFMKAGAEDMAEITPYKNNYTDSSKTAIVPFDKITDGIVDNEPIEKVRGFRLLKNHIKAMFLKLAYNSMRSKLTALIQFITPIINITLSVIIARSWKFMSQLPPLNLSLESGFLATQTLLSTKNLTDNSFETKAMKAYKDFFQNSPDQSMKLNDISTMDIGNFYLKLSKEDAGRTRFETLIGATFSDKAITGWFSNYGYHDSAISLAHINDAILRAHSPGSSLTVVNHPLPYSIENLVRIMATGSSMGFQFAFNIGFCMAFVTAFIVLFVIKERISGAKLLQRISGVRPAVLWSTAFIWDWTWLLLVHLCIVICLACFQENTLSTPSELGRVLLVLMVFSVATIPLHYLASFYFEAAATGFSKMCFLNIFSGCMPFLITEVLRLPEVGSPYFASIFDWVFAPLPIYCLSRSFRDMSVASFSIKACDGLCGQFINIKNCTRYTLCTKLNISVCCIEDNPFLGFHEPGIGRYLFMMMLVGLVAYSLLLCKEYGMFNRSYNKLSKLPLPPLTEEEDSDVSAERRSVYALKANEFAQRSLVCKDLTKFYGSFLAVNRVTFSVNKSECFGLLGANGAGKTSTFRMLTGDSHISAGDAYVHGLSIKNDVRNVHSYIGYCPQFDALLDNLTARETLKIFCLLRGIPAKVGKARALQLAHTLGFIRHYDKKVYECSGGTKRKVSTAVAFLGDAPLVFLDEPTTGMDPASKRLVWGAVSAAAAGGRSVLLTSHSMEECEALCARLAVLARGRLQCLGPLQHLKTKFSQGYTLIVKCKSGPNRDTDIENIKTYLTDNFKDIKLIETYLGISTYSLNDADVPWWRIFHVMEAARQQFPIDDYSVSQTTLEQVFLRFTRIKDSKDV; this is encoded by the exons ATGTCTAACTTttcaaaactaaaactacttatctGGAAGAACTTTCTTCTTCAAAGAAGACACAAATGGCAGactatatttgaaatttcatctccagttatattttctttgttcctTATATTGGTCAGATGTCTTGTGAATCCGGAATCTAAACCAGAAAAATCTTATCCACGCTTTAGCCCAACATATTTCAACATGAGTACACATTTTGAAAACAT GAAGGACTTACTAAGTTCTGATAACCAAGGCACCCTGGCGTTTTCCCCTGACAATAACCTAACAAGACAAGTTACTAAAGATGCCATGTCTACTGTAGCTCAAGACAATCTGTTTGGTGTGCttactttattattcaatACTGATATGTTACCAGAGCCCAGGGGATTCAAAAATGCCAAAGAAATGGAAAAAGCTCTCACACAGCCTAATGCTATGAATGAATATCTAGCTGGAATTCAATATGAAGATAGTATGATAA ATGCAAAGGAGTGGCCagataacattaaattaactttGAGGTTTCCTGCTGTCATGAGAACTCCTATGCTTGAGCATCCTCTCAGAGCAAGTTGGAGAACAAACCTGTTATTTCCATTGTTCCCCAGACCTGGGCCAAGGGAACCAGGTGATATATATGGTGGAAAAACTCCAG GATATTCTCCCGAGATGTTTCTAGCTGTCCAACATGcaatttctaaagaaataataaagagcAAGACTGGGCAGCCTTTTGACACACAAGTTTATTTGCAAAGATATCCCCAACTGGCGTATAGAGATGATCTACTGCTAGTAGCATTGGAAAGGTTCATCTCAATGATTATAATGCTCTGCTTTGCATACACCTTTGTAAATACAGTCAGGGTGATAACTGCTGAGAAGGAACTGCAATTGAAG gaaactATGACAATAATGGGTTTGCCGTGCTGGTTACATTGGCTCGCGTGGTTCATCAAACAATTTTCGTTTTTGTTAATATCTGTCCTCTGCATGGTCATATTGTTCAAG GTGCCACTTAAGTGGACTACAACTGGAGAAGCCTATGCTTTGTTGACATTTACGCCATGGTCAGTTCTGTTTTTCTTCCTGGCGCTATTCGTAGTGGCTTCATTGACCTTCAGTTTTATGGTCAGTGTCTTCTTTTCACGAG CTAACACTGCGGCATCTTTCATGGGTCTCGTGTGGTTTTCTGCCTACTCTGTGTTCATGTTGACGCAAGTTCTATATGAGGACATCAGCTTGACTACCAAACTCGTTCTAAGCCTTATATCCAATGCGGCCATGGGATACTTATTTCAGATGATAATCATGTGCGAGGGAACGTCTAGGG gctTACAATGGAATGATTTTTTCAAACCTGTGACGTACCACGACCAATATCAACCAGGCCATGTTGTGTTGATGCTAGTTCTAGACTCCATACTGTACATGTTGATAGCTATGTATGTGGAAAAAGTAAGGCCGGGACGGTATGGCGTGCCTTTACCTTGGTATTTCCCTTTCACCAAGAGCTTCTGGATACCGAATAAAAGTAAAGTTGCAG GTATGACAAAAGAAAACGGCACAGATGTCGAGTACAACGACGCGTTGCTCAAGGTTATACATGACGAGGAGCCAAAGGGCGTGCCCATGGGCGTCAAAATACAG AATCTcactaaaatatacaaaggaaataaaaaggCTGTAGATAATCTCAATATAAGGATGTACGAAAATGAAATTACAGTATTATTAGGACATAATGGCGCAGGAAAAACCACAACAATATCTATGCTCACAG GAATGGTACCGCCTACATCGGGCTCCGCCTTAATAAACGGGTACGACATCGTTACCGAAACGGATCAAGCCCGAAAATCTCTTGGCTTATGCCCGCAACATAACGTTTTGTTCCCCGATCTGACTGTCGCCGAGCATAtcatattctattctatgctGAAAGGAGTGCCCAAATCAAGATTGAAAGAGGAAGTAGACCATTTTGTAAAGTTACTGGAATTAGAAGATAAG CGTAATATATTATCGAAGAAATTATCGGGCGGTCAGAAGCGGCGATTGTCGGTCGGAGCTGCAATGTGCGGGTCTTCAAAAGTTGTATTGCTCGATGAACCCACTTCTGGACTCGACCCTGCTGCGAGACGTGCGTTATGGGACCTGCTGCTCAAAGAGAAGAGAG gtagaACAATGATACTTACAACCCACTTCATGGATGAAGCAGATGTATTAGGCGACCGAATAGCAATTATGTCAGGAGGAAAGCTACAGTGTATAGGCACACcatactttttgaaaaaacacTACGGCATCGGCTATAAGCTCACCATTGTCAAATCTGAAGATTGCAAAGTGGAAGATGTAACACAGTTCTTCAAGTCATATGTACCTGACATTAAGGAAAACACGAATATAG GATCTgaattaacatatattttgCCAAATGAGGCTGTTAGCCAATTTCCCGATATGCTGAAGGATTTTGAACATAGAAGAGAAAGTATGCATGTCTCCAGCTATGGACTATCAGTTACCAGCCTTGAAGAAGTATTTATGAA AGCGGGTGCCGAGGATATGGCAGAAATCACAccgtataaaaacaattataccGACTCTAGCAAAACAGCAATAGTGCCGTTTGACAAGATCACCGACGGTATAG TGGATAATGAACCTATAGAGAAAGTAAGAGGATTCAGACTGctaaaaaatcatataaaagcTATGTTTTTGAAGCTCGCATACAACTCTATGAGGAGCAAGTTGACTGCTTTGATACAATTTATAACGCCTATTATAAACATTACTCTATCTGTGATAATTGCAAGATCTTGGAAGTTTATGTCGCAGCTACCTCCGTTGAATCTCAGTTTGGAGAGCGGGTTTTTGGCCACGCAAACGCTCTTATCTACGAAGAATCTCACTGACAATAGCTTTGAAACTAAAGCAATGAAAGCTTACAAggattttttccaaaattctcCTGATCAATCAATGAAACTTAATGATATTAGCACTATGGATATCGGAAACTTTTACCTAAAATTG tCAAAAGAAGATGCAGGGCGAACTCGCTTTGAAACCCTAATCGGAGCTACGTTTTCCGACAAAGCAATCACCGGCTGGTTCAGTAACTATGGTTACCACGACTCTGCCATCTCTCTCGCTCACATTAACGATGCAATACTTCGTGCTCACTCACCCGGCAGTTCACTGACAGTTGTGAATCACCCACTGCCCTACTCTATTGAAAATTTA GTAAGAATAATGGCTACCGGAAGCAGCATGGGATTCCAGTTTGCGTTCAACATTGGTTTTTGTATGGCATTTGTGACCGCGTTTATTGTACTTTTCGTGATAAAG GAACGCATAAGTGGTGCGAAGCTCCTCCAAAGGATATCTGGTGTGCGCCCGGCGGTGCTGTGGAGTACTGCTTTCATTTGGGACTGGACGTGGTTGCTGCTCGTACACTTGTGTATAGTAATCTGCCTCGCTTGCTTCCAGGAGAATACGCTTTCCACGCCTTCCGAACTAG GTAGGGTGCTGCTAGTACTGATGGTATTCTCCGTAGCAACAATACCTCTGCACTACTTGGCTTCATTCTATTTTGAAGCTGCTGCCACAGGGTTCTCCAAGATGTGTTTCTTAAACATATTCTCTG gttgTATGCCATTTCTAATAACCGAAGTTTTAAGATTGCCGGAAGTTGGCAGTCCGTATTTTGCGAGTATTTTCGACTGGGTATTCGCGCCTTTGCCCATTTATTGCTTGAGCAGAAGTTTTCG GGATATGAGCGTAGCGTCGTTCTCAATAAAGGCGTGCGACGGTCTGTGCGGCCAGTTCATAAACATTAAGAATTGCACGCGCTACACCTTGTGCACCAAGCTCAACATCTCCGTCTGTTGTA TCGAAGATAATCCATTCCTGGGGTTTCATGAACCGGGCATCGGCCGATACTTATTCATGATGATGCTCGTCGGCTTAGTGGCTTACTCATTACTACTTTGTAAGGAGTATGGAATGTTTAATAGG agcTACAACAAACTATCAAAGTTGCCTCTTCCGCCTCTAACTGAGGAAGAAGACAGCGACGTGAGCGCAGAACGGCGGTCGGTGTACGCGCTTAAAGCTAACGAATTCGCGCAGAGAAGCCTCGTGTGCAAGGACCTCACCAAGTTTTATGGCAGCTTTCTGGCTGTCAATCGGGTTACTTTCT CGGTTAACAAAAGCGAGTGTTTCGGGTTATTGGGCGCTAACGGTGCCGGCAAGACCAGTACATTCCGCATGCTGACCGGAGACTCGCACATCTCCGCTGGCGACGCCTATGTACACGGCTTGTCCATCAAGAACGACGTGAGAAACGTACACTCTTATATAG GATATTGCCCCCAGTTCGACGCTCTACTAGACAACCTAACGGCCCGGGAGACCCTGAAAATATTCTGCCTCCTGCGCGGCATTCCCGCTAAAGTGGGTAAAGCCAGGGCGCTGCAACTTGCGCACACGCTTGGATTCATCCGCCATTATGATAAAAAG GTATACGAATGCAGCGGTGgaacaaaaagaaaagtaagCACAGCAGTGGCATTTCTTGGAGATGCTCCTTTGGTGTTCTTGGACGAACCGACCACTG GCATGGACCCGGCGTCCAAGCGGCTGGTGTGGGGCGCGGtgagcgcggcggcggcgggcggccgCAGCGTGCTGCTGACGTCGCACAGCATGGAGGAGTGCGAGGCGCTGTGCGCGCGGCTGGCCGTGCTGGCGCGCGGCCGGCTGCAGTGTCTCGGCCCGCTGCAGCACCTCAAAACCAAGTTCTCACAAG GCTACACTCTCATTGTCAAATGTAAATCGGGGCCAAATAGAGATACAGATATTGAGaatataaaaacttatctCACGGATAACTTCAAAGACATCAAACTAAT AGAAACATACCTCGGCATTAGTACTTACTCGCTGAATGACGCGGATGTGCCGTGGTGGCGCATATTCCACGTGATGGAAGCGGCTCGCCAGCAGTTCCCTATAGACGACTACTCAGTGTCCCAAACTACGCTAGAACAAGTGTTCCTAAGATTCACGAGAATTAAGGACTCAAAGGACGTGTAA